A portion of the Sus scrofa isolate TJ Tabasco breed Duroc chromosome 5, Sscrofa11.1, whole genome shotgun sequence genome contains these proteins:
- the PEX26 gene encoding peroxisome assembly protein 26 isoform X1, whose amino-acid sequence MRSDPATSAAPLRGLGGPLRSSEPVRSSPAPSAAALLLEEAADLLVVHLDFAAALRTCERAWQGLAEEPAGASLEVKCSLCVVGIQALAEMDRWREVLSWVLQYYQIPEKLPPKVLELCVLLYSKMQEPGAMLDAVSTWLRDPDNQGLPEYRTLAELHLQRVLFPLGCLSEAEELVVGSAAFSEEQRLEALQAISVARQQQKHRHSGSEEAQKLNQEGPSTHKFLSLLTLLRQLWDSAVSHFFSLPFRRSFLAALLLCLLVVRFDPASPHSLPFLYKLAQIFHRIREAVSSLCQLPLHD is encoded by the exons ATGAGGAGTGACCCCGCGACCTCTGCAGCCCCCCTGAGGGGGCTTGGGGGCCCCCTGCGGAGCAGCGAGCCGGTGCGCTCCTCCCCGGCCCCATCGGCAGCCGCACTTCTGCTGGAGGAGGCGGCCGACTTGCTGGTGGTGCACCTGGACTTTGCCGCGGCGCTCCGCACCTGCGAACGCGCGTGGCAGGGCCTGGCGGAGGAGCCCGCGGGCGC CTCCTTGGAGGTGAAATGCTCTCTCTGTGTTGTGGGAATCCAGGCCCTGGCGGAGATGGATCGGTGGCGGGAAGTCCTGTCTTGGGTTCTTCAGTATTACCAGATTCCTGAGAAGCTGCCCCCCAAAGTCCTGGAGTTGTG TGTTCTTTTATACAGCAAAATGCAAGAGCCTGGAGCCATGCTGGATGCAGTCAGCACTTGGCTCCGAGACCCCGACAATCAGGGCCTTCCGGAGTACAGAACCTTAGCAGAACTTCACCTGCAGCGGGTGCTGTTTCCTTTGGGCTGCTTGTCGGAGGCTGAAGAGCTAGTGGTGGGTTCTGCAGCCTTCAGTGAGGAGCAGCGGCTGGAAGCACTTCAGGCCATTAGTGTGGCAAGGCAACAGCAGAAACACAGACACTCTGGCTCAGAGGAGGCCCAGAAGCTTAACCAGGAAG GCCCCTCCACCCACAAGTTCCTGTCACTACTGACGTTGCTCCGCCAGCTGTGGGACTCTGCAGTGAGCCACTTCTTTTCTCTACCCTTCAGAAGAAGCTTCCTGGCTGCCTTGCTGCTCTGCCTCTTGGTCGTGAGGTTTGATCCGG CTTCTCCtcactccctgcccttcctctaCAAGCTGGCTCAGATCTTCCATCGGATCCGTGAGGCCGTGTCTTCTCTCTGCCAGCTTCCCCTCCACGACTGA
- the PEX26 gene encoding peroxisome assembly protein 26 isoform X2, with the protein MKGRQDCIVQLLHSLEVKCSLCVVGIQALAEMDRWREVLSWVLQYYQIPEKLPPKVLELCVLLYSKMQEPGAMLDAVSTWLRDPDNQGLPEYRTLAELHLQRVLFPLGCLSEAEELVVGSAAFSEEQRLEALQAISVARQQQKHRHSGSEEAQKLNQEGPSTHKFLSLLTLLRQLWDSAVSHFFSLPFRRSFLAALLLCLLVVRFDPASPHSLPFLYKLAQIFHRIREAVSSLCQLPLHD; encoded by the exons ATGAAGGGAAGACAGGATTGTATTGTTCAGTTGCTCCA CTCCTTGGAGGTGAAATGCTCTCTCTGTGTTGTGGGAATCCAGGCCCTGGCGGAGATGGATCGGTGGCGGGAAGTCCTGTCTTGGGTTCTTCAGTATTACCAGATTCCTGAGAAGCTGCCCCCCAAAGTCCTGGAGTTGTG TGTTCTTTTATACAGCAAAATGCAAGAGCCTGGAGCCATGCTGGATGCAGTCAGCACTTGGCTCCGAGACCCCGACAATCAGGGCCTTCCGGAGTACAGAACCTTAGCAGAACTTCACCTGCAGCGGGTGCTGTTTCCTTTGGGCTGCTTGTCGGAGGCTGAAGAGCTAGTGGTGGGTTCTGCAGCCTTCAGTGAGGAGCAGCGGCTGGAAGCACTTCAGGCCATTAGTGTGGCAAGGCAACAGCAGAAACACAGACACTCTGGCTCAGAGGAGGCCCAGAAGCTTAACCAGGAAG GCCCCTCCACCCACAAGTTCCTGTCACTACTGACGTTGCTCCGCCAGCTGTGGGACTCTGCAGTGAGCCACTTCTTTTCTCTACCCTTCAGAAGAAGCTTCCTGGCTGCCTTGCTGCTCTGCCTCTTGGTCGTGAGGTTTGATCCGG CTTCTCCtcactccctgcccttcctctaCAAGCTGGCTCAGATCTTCCATCGGATCCGTGAGGCCGTGTCTTCTCTCTGCCAGCTTCCCCTCCACGACTGA